A genomic window from Acinetobacter chinensis includes:
- a CDS encoding SdrD B-like domain-containing protein, producing the protein MSKRFKLGSSSQVAFLFTTLASSIVLVNQTYAAMPDAGVTIRNTAYASYSTSDGGYFKDVPSNTVGVTITPLYVIGLTTPPLQEVDAGSKVIWLNELSNDSNAPVDVLFDQLGHSDLSNIKIYLDTNRDGKFDSSDQVISGPVHLEIGEKVNLWVVADTLTTLQDNTRVDLPVRAYTVQDNTADAEATDALISFVPQLIATKTVDKQQFEPVPGQSYDLKYNLEIKNNSSRTSGTTAIDVDGSSMNAVLLVDELPANTVFKSAKPANSNAVVLYKIANNKYTKNIPLDKNQINELVVAYPQALPGNATEAVELIVTMNSNISSTTLVNRFTVEHGTATGIKKTISNDAITNVGGHSDISNNSGDYSITVGSGTVKKPLYISANGAMCNAERNTLDKVNIKVQSTTTGDIENVQSIETGLNTGVFRFELPTQESQTANPGDMILQTVKRDKVIVSLTDCLDANGTSTKKIIDVNTDVLIDPYGVVFDAKTGLPVAGATVTLRDANGQPVGPNVAFKVDEITGALIPIDAVQVTDSDGQFVYPLVEPGTYSLHVDTTTIPGGITYTFTSDRTIYNDFGTRPVDINWSYGGNFSLKAGDAALNIDIPIDPSASTAVNNNLTVKKEINGSKNAEIGDFKDYTVTVANQGNTTLYDVDMKDTLPRGLVYVSGTMRVDGKKVADPQGGKGPYLTLGLGTLTPKQEAKVQYRVYVGPNALSGDGVNRAHARDQAGTVSNEAQAKLKITPGVFSPDGFVVGKVFADCNRNGVQDKGEAGIPGVRIYMEDGTFVVTDREGKYNFYGIKPITHVLKVDTTTLPANSEMLLINNRQAGDPGSRFVDIKRGELHRADFAIADGMGQCSDALAGQIEERKKNIDAQLDALEQVLRADLSIDPSVTYVSDVQGQPSSGCISAVGASANCNVEYKKDQIKDVKTVHIEPVKAPVSLDLEQELQRSESNQLGILNLRDQQILPAAQTMVQLKGALGTDIQLFVNDEQVSEKRIGKKAAAADLGVAGFDFIGVALKPGKNKIEARQVDSWGNLRDSRTVTVIAPGNMNQLSTQVVEQQAYANGKDVFQVVVKIQDQNGTPVAARTPLTIESSIGTVQLTDLEKDKPGTQIFVEGGSVVIPVLAPTEAGEGVLRISSGIYERSIPVRFLAELRPMLVTGIIEGSFALNDFDPKELAKTSTQDGFEEELTDLSVSSDGTKATRGRAAFFLKGKVRGDYLLTMAYDSAKDNNQRLFRDIRPDEYYPVYGDASAKGFDAQSTSKLYVRVDKGRSYAMYGDYVTRTENDEGLSLGQYSRSLTGLKSTVEGDRYKVSGFASRTSTTQMINELRAMGVSGPYSLGISADDIQENSEKVEIIVRDRNNPGLIISQKTLSRFSDYEIDSYSNSIYLTTPLSSIDENLNPVYLRITVETDQGGDEYTVAGVNGSLKLTEQVSVGGSYIQNEDPVDEEKIASVNTVVKLNEKTKLIAEYAYSEYDSISLDNLTKVNASSDTVGPQDGSAARVELDYKNQNVELRAYHHQADTGFKNASSSISAGRKESAVKLNARVDKLGVVRLETIRTEDTENNGVRNGVSATIERAITRILTAEIGVRYYEESVDAASQSTSGISTPYNGTTVRTKLKANLPFNGTSIFAEYEQDISDSERQVFALGGDTNIYKNVHAYARHEFISSIGGLYELNDTQSRNTTVFGLDSQYMRDGSVFSEYRVRDGLSAREAEAAMGVRNRWQLKEGLFFNTSFEKVKVMEGENKDSLESTAATVGFEHLSNPRWKNVARVEGRWSSQSDSYLNTLGTAYKLTDEVTLLAKNVLNFTDNKSADSGDRLVNRFQLGAAYRDVETNRFDALSKIEHRYEDNQSTLTDPHKRNVYLFSTHMNYHPSRAVHLSGQYAVKYLDETYDMIQTSGMTQMLNGRFMYDINERWDAGVNSGVMWNDVSDGVRYMAGVEVGYLLASNLWLSGGYNFTGYDDKDLTDGDTTMRGAYFRFRFKFDENLFNRNKASVNKALEPK; encoded by the coding sequence GTGTCAAAGCGATTTAAGCTGGGTAGTAGCAGTCAAGTAGCATTCTTGTTCACCACACTGGCATCGTCCATTGTACTGGTGAATCAGACCTATGCAGCCATGCCAGACGCTGGTGTAACGATCCGCAATACCGCTTATGCAAGTTACAGCACCTCCGATGGTGGATACTTTAAAGACGTTCCATCCAATACAGTGGGTGTAACGATTACTCCGTTGTATGTGATTGGACTGACAACGCCACCTTTACAGGAAGTTGATGCAGGCTCTAAAGTCATCTGGCTCAATGAACTCAGTAATGACAGTAATGCACCTGTTGATGTCCTGTTTGATCAGTTGGGTCATTCTGATTTAAGTAATATTAAAATATATCTGGACACTAACCGGGACGGGAAGTTTGACAGTTCTGACCAGGTGATCAGTGGTCCTGTTCACCTTGAAATCGGTGAAAAAGTAAATTTATGGGTTGTTGCAGATACTTTAACAACACTGCAGGACAACACACGTGTTGATTTACCTGTTCGTGCCTATACCGTACAGGACAACACTGCTGATGCAGAAGCAACAGATGCTCTGATCAGTTTTGTTCCACAGCTTATTGCAACTAAAACTGTAGATAAACAGCAGTTTGAACCTGTACCAGGTCAGTCGTATGATCTGAAGTACAATCTTGAAATAAAAAATAATTCTTCCAGAACATCAGGAACTACGGCGATTGATGTCGATGGTTCAAGCATGAATGCTGTACTTCTTGTGGATGAATTGCCAGCCAATACTGTCTTTAAATCAGCAAAACCAGCAAACTCAAATGCTGTTGTGCTATATAAAATTGCCAATAATAAATATACAAAGAATATTCCGTTGGATAAAAACCAGATCAATGAACTGGTGGTTGCATATCCTCAGGCTTTACCTGGAAATGCAACAGAAGCTGTAGAACTGATCGTGACCATGAACTCGAACATTTCGAGTACGACGCTGGTAAACCGTTTTACAGTCGAGCATGGAACAGCAACAGGTATTAAAAAAACCATTTCCAATGATGCGATTACCAATGTCGGCGGTCATTCGGATATCAGTAATAACTCAGGCGATTATTCCATTACCGTGGGATCGGGTACTGTCAAAAAACCATTGTATATTTCTGCCAATGGTGCAATGTGTAATGCTGAACGTAATACACTGGATAAAGTCAATATTAAGGTTCAGTCCACGACCACGGGTGACATTGAAAATGTTCAGAGCATAGAGACTGGACTCAATACAGGCGTTTTCCGTTTCGAGCTTCCAACACAGGAAAGCCAGACAGCAAATCCTGGAGATATGATTCTCCAGACCGTAAAACGTGACAAAGTTATTGTAAGTCTGACGGACTGTCTGGATGCAAATGGTACGTCCACCAAAAAAATTATAGATGTAAATACGGATGTATTGATTGATCCTTACGGCGTTGTATTTGATGCAAAAACAGGTCTGCCTGTTGCTGGTGCTACAGTTACTTTACGTGATGCAAACGGGCAGCCGGTTGGTCCAAATGTTGCATTTAAAGTGGATGAGATTACAGGGGCACTGATTCCAATAGATGCTGTTCAGGTGACGGACAGTGATGGTCAGTTTGTCTATCCGTTGGTGGAACCTGGTACATACAGCCTGCATGTGGATACCACTACCATTCCTGGTGGTATTACATATACATTTACCAGTGACCGTACTATTTATAACGATTTCGGTACCAGACCTGTAGACATTAACTGGTCTTATGGTGGTAATTTCAGCCTGAAAGCAGGTGATGCTGCACTTAATATTGATATTCCAATTGATCCTTCAGCATCTACAGCAGTCAATAATAACCTGACGGTCAAAAAAGAAATCAACGGCAGTAAAAATGCTGAAATTGGTGACTTCAAGGACTATACCGTTACTGTTGCCAACCAGGGCAATACTACTTTATATGATGTGGATATGAAGGATACTCTGCCAAGAGGACTGGTATATGTATCTGGAACCATGCGTGTGGATGGCAAGAAGGTTGCCGATCCACAGGGTGGAAAAGGACCTTATCTGACTTTGGGTCTGGGAACTTTGACTCCAAAACAGGAAGCAAAAGTTCAGTACAGAGTTTATGTGGGTCCAAATGCTTTAAGCGGTGATGGTGTTAACCGCGCACATGCCCGTGATCAGGCAGGCACTGTGTCAAATGAGGCACAGGCTAAGCTGAAAATCACCCCAGGTGTGTTCAGCCCTGATGGTTTTGTAGTGGGTAAAGTCTTTGCTGACTGTAACCGCAATGGTGTACAGGACAAAGGTGAAGCCGGTATTCCTGGTGTCCGTATTTATATGGAAGACGGTACCTTTGTAGTCACCGATCGTGAAGGTAAATATAACTTTTACGGTATCAAACCGATTACTCATGTACTCAAAGTCGATACCACAACACTGCCTGCAAATTCAGAAATGCTGCTGATCAATAACCGTCAGGCGGGTGATCCGGGCAGCCGTTTTGTTGATATCAAACGTGGTGAGCTGCATCGTGCTGATTTTGCAATTGCGGATGGTATGGGACAGTGCAGTGATGCACTTGCAGGTCAGATTGAGGAACGTAAAAAGAACATTGATGCTCAGCTGGATGCCCTGGAACAGGTACTGCGTGCAGATTTAAGTATTGATCCGTCAGTTACTTATGTTTCTGATGTACAGGGACAGCCATCAAGTGGCTGTATCAGTGCCGTTGGTGCATCAGCCAACTGTAATGTTGAATATAAAAAAGATCAGATCAAAGATGTTAAAACAGTTCATATCGAGCCTGTAAAAGCACCGGTTTCTCTTGATCTTGAGCAGGAATTACAGCGCTCTGAGTCAAATCAGCTCGGTATTCTGAACTTAAGGGATCAGCAGATATTGCCTGCTGCTCAGACTATGGTTCAGCTAAAAGGTGCTCTGGGCACAGATATTCAGCTTTTTGTAAATGACGAACAGGTCAGCGAAAAACGTATCGGTAAAAAAGCCGCTGCTGCTGATCTGGGTGTGGCTGGATTTGACTTTATTGGTGTGGCGTTAAAACCTGGTAAAAATAAGATCGAAGCCCGTCAGGTGGACAGCTGGGGGAATCTGCGTGATAGCCGTACAGTGACTGTGATTGCACCTGGTAATATGAATCAGCTGAGCACTCAGGTGGTGGAACAGCAGGCTTATGCTAACGGTAAAGATGTATTTCAGGTTGTCGTTAAAATACAGGATCAGAACGGAACACCGGTTGCGGCACGTACACCACTGACCATTGAATCCAGTATTGGTACGGTTCAGTTAACAGATCTTGAAAAAGATAAACCAGGCACTCAGATTTTTGTTGAGGGCGGATCGGTTGTTATTCCTGTACTGGCACCGACAGAAGCCGGTGAGGGCGTACTAAGAATCAGCAGTGGTATTTATGAACGCAGTATTCCTGTGCGCTTCCTGGCGGAACTTCGCCCAATGCTGGTTACAGGTATTATTGAAGGTTCATTTGCGCTGAATGATTTTGATCCTAAAGAGCTTGCAAAAACTTCAACCCAGGATGGTTTTGAAGAAGAACTGACAGACCTTTCCGTTTCTTCAGATGGGACTAAGGCAACCCGTGGTCGTGCAGCATTCTTCCTGAAAGGTAAAGTGCGTGGTGACTATCTGTTGACCATGGCTTATGACTCTGCCAAAGACAATAACCAGCGCCTGTTCCGTGATATCCGTCCTGACGAATACTATCCTGTTTATGGTGATGCATCTGCAAAAGGTTTTGATGCACAGTCCACAAGTAAGCTGTATGTCCGTGTGGATAAAGGTCGTTCATATGCTATGTACGGTGACTATGTTACACGTACAGAAAATGACGAAGGTCTGTCACTGGGACAGTACAGTCGTTCATTAACGGGTCTGAAATCCACTGTTGAGGGTGACCGTTACAAAGTCAGCGGTTTTGCATCCAGAACCAGTACAACTCAGATGATTAATGAGTTACGTGCAATGGGTGTTTCAGGACCATATTCACTGGGTATCAGTGCTGATGATATTCAGGAAAACAGTGAAAAAGTTGAAATCATTGTCCGTGACAGAAATAACCCGGGTCTGATTATTTCCCAGAAAACACTGTCCAGATTCAGTGACTATGAAATAGATAGTTATTCAAACAGTATTTACCTGACTACACCGCTCAGCAGTATTGATGAAAATCTGAACCCTGTATATCTGAGAATCACAGTTGAAACAGATCAGGGTGGTGATGAATATACAGTTGCCGGTGTTAACGGTTCCTTGAAACTGACAGAACAGGTCAGTGTTGGTGGATCTTATATTCAGAATGAAGATCCTGTCGATGAAGAGAAAATTGCCAGCGTAAATACAGTGGTTAAGCTGAATGAAAAAACTAAGCTGATTGCTGAGTATGCTTATTCAGAATATGACAGTATCAGCCTGGACAACCTGACCAAAGTCAATGCTTCGTCAGATACTGTTGGACCTCAGGATGGTTCTGCGGCACGTGTTGAACTGGATTATAAAAACCAGAATGTCGAGCTGCGTGCTTACCATCATCAGGCAGATACAGGATTTAAGAATGCATCGTCTTCAATCAGTGCCGGCCGTAAGGAAAGTGCAGTCAAACTGAATGCCCGTGTGGATAAACTGGGTGTGGTCAGACTGGAAACAATCCGGACTGAAGATACTGAAAATAACGGTGTGCGTAATGGTGTCAGTGCAACGATTGAACGTGCCATTACCCGGATTCTGACTGCAGAAATCGGTGTCCGTTATTATGAAGAATCTGTAGATGCGGCAAGTCAGTCCACATCAGGTATTTCAACACCTTATAACGGTACGACGGTCAGAACAAAGCTGAAAGCAAATCTGCCATTTAATGGAACAAGTATCTTTGCTGAATACGAACAGGATATTTCGGACAGCGAGCGTCAGGTCTTTGCATTAGGCGGTGATACCAATATCTATAAAAATGTTCATGCCTATGCGCGTCATGAGTTCATTTCAAGTATTGGTGGTCTGTATGAGTTAAATGATACTCAGAGCCGAAATACAACCGTATTTGGTCTGGACAGTCAGTATATGCGTGATGGTTCAGTGTTCAGTGAATACCGTGTCCGTGATGGCCTGAGCGCACGTGAAGCTGAAGCTGCGATGGGTGTGCGTAACCGCTGGCAGTTGAAAGAAGGACTGTTCTTCAACACGAGCTTTGAAAAAGTCAAAGTGATGGAAGGTGAAAATAAAGATTCACTTGAGTCCACTGCAGCAACGGTTGGATTTGAACACTTAAGTAATCCGCGCTGGAAAAATGTGGCTCGTGTAGAAGGTCGCTGGTCCAGTCAGTCTGACAGCTACCTGAATACATTGGGTACGGCTTATAAACTGACAGATGAAGTGACTCTGCTTGCCAAAAACGTACTGAATTTTACAGACAACAAGTCTGCAGATTCTGGCGATCGACTGGTCAACAGATTCCAGCTGGGTGCAGCATACCGTGATGTGGAAACCAACCGTTTTGATGCGCTGTCCAAGATCGAACACCGTTATGAAGACAATCAGTCAACATTGACAGATCCGCATAAACGTAACGTTTATCTGTTCTCGACACACATGAACTATCATCCTTCACGTGCTGTTCATCTTTCAGGACAGTATGCGGTGAAATATCTGGATGAAACGTATGACATGATCCAGACCAGCGGTATGACGCAGATGCTGAACGGGCGTTTTATGTATGACATCAATGAACGCTGGGATGCAGGTGTAAATTCAGGCGTGATGTGGAATGACGTGTCTGATGGCGTACGCTATATGGCAGGTGTTGAAGTGGGTTATCTGCTTGCATCAAATCTGTGGTTGTCGGGTGGTTATAACTTTACAGGTTATGACGATAAAGACCTGACGGATGGCGATACCACTATGCGCGGTGCTTATTTCAGATTCAGATTCAAGTTTGATGAAAATCTGTTTAATAGAAATAAGGCGTCTGTAAATAAAGCACTGGAGCCAAAATAA
- a CDS encoding isopeptide-forming domain-containing fimbrial protein, translated as MSNPIQTLKRNSLSLSVAAALGGLALVSTGAQAAAPAAGTLIKNAAVATYTENGTTTTLKSNEVETKVLQVGSFTLESDRTKTANQNAEVVMQHILTNTGNGTDTFTLTIGDVLTGDDWNFQKVEVYLDTDGNGTADGKPLTATDKITLDAGKSMNLVVVAKTPQAANAATAGQLKLTAESEKTIGTLKSQDNTDTVTIITGASFSVVKAVNVQAIDTSTAAQTVTYDLKYKNSGNGTANLVIEDVLDSKLAFVTGSVTLDGTVLTPWDGTGTAPTTNHYQVDGQKLTFTLVNVAFGKNGIVSFKASVAKGTVPGDITNIAKYDNDGPDPSTGGYNPDDPTNNTIVTVEGNHNGFISDSSDITKDKGGWTDKITLKSVTAGSSIDFGSGTESTTATDTGTDLEVIYIHNSGNTTDTFKVETLASTFPAGTKFSFYNAYGNALTSSIGQGVDTGPLAPGANFKLLVRVELPSGIEKTTASEVKVSITSVANSAKKDDLTLEIQEITKNAVDLSNGSGDHNGKQDDAKNAGEGPYDPADVIDSESTNPGVTVKFPVAVTNHGAKPEEYLFSTVVKTTDGTPVDLTDWVVEYFKEPAQNGTTCSGTPVTRTGSVQPTTATSDKTEYYCVKVTPPKGQDAGLYDVIFSVTSSAGVTDSMKDQVTVNAVRELVLTEDQHGTVYPGGVVRYEHTLTNNGNVTEGAGKNATDKSYFELGISHSVDNGFITTVYVDTDKNNIFDPSEDAAYSTSSADWIHALKKGESVKLWVIVQAPGTATNGLTDESKITITTTGVINKVAAPKVIYNTDTTTVAAGILDLYKTQAAWPTCADTPPGAMPTTGSTAGLEAKPGECIVYFITAENRGDQVVKDVQIKDVIPSYTTLKAPATLPADFNNTAGTKKGQFNYDAGSTKDLITDKFDLAPKEAAVLKFAVQVDK; from the coding sequence ATGTCAAATCCTATTCAAACTTTAAAGCGTAACAGCTTGTCTTTGTCCGTAGCGGCAGCGCTTGGCGGTCTGGCACTGGTTTCTACCGGTGCACAGGCTGCAGCACCAGCAGCAGGGACTCTGATTAAGAACGCCGCGGTGGCGACTTATACAGAAAATGGTACAACAACAACGTTGAAGTCAAACGAAGTTGAAACCAAGGTTCTTCAGGTGGGTTCATTCACACTTGAATCTGATCGTACCAAAACAGCGAATCAGAATGCTGAAGTGGTTATGCAGCACATCCTGACTAACACCGGTAATGGTACAGATACATTTACACTGACTATCGGTGATGTACTGACAGGGGATGATTGGAACTTCCAGAAAGTTGAAGTGTATCTGGATACGGATGGTAATGGTACAGCAGATGGTAAACCACTGACGGCTACGGATAAGATTACCCTTGACGCTGGCAAATCCATGAACCTTGTGGTTGTAGCTAAAACACCACAGGCAGCAAATGCTGCTACTGCAGGTCAATTAAAACTGACCGCAGAAAGTGAAAAAACGATTGGCACCCTGAAATCACAGGACAATACTGATACTGTAACTATTATTACAGGTGCTTCTTTCAGTGTTGTAAAAGCAGTCAACGTCCAGGCTATTGATACAAGTACTGCTGCTCAGACTGTTACTTATGATTTGAAATATAAGAACAGTGGTAACGGTACTGCAAATCTGGTGATTGAAGATGTGCTTGACAGCAAGCTGGCTTTTGTCACTGGTAGTGTAACTCTTGATGGTACTGTTTTGACACCATGGGATGGTACTGGAACAGCTCCGACGACGAATCATTATCAGGTTGATGGGCAGAAACTGACATTTACTTTGGTTAACGTTGCTTTTGGTAAAAACGGTATTGTAAGTTTTAAAGCTAGCGTTGCTAAGGGAACTGTACCGGGTGATATTACAAACATTGCAAAATATGACAATGATGGTCCTGATCCATCAACTGGTGGTTATAATCCAGATGACCCAACCAACAATACAATTGTAACGGTAGAGGGTAATCATAACGGCTTTATCAGTGACAGTAGTGATATTACAAAAGATAAAGGCGGTTGGACGGATAAGATTACGCTTAAAAGTGTGACAGCAGGCAGTTCAATTGACTTTGGTAGTGGTACAGAGTCTACAACTGCGACTGATACAGGAACTGACCTGGAAGTTATCTATATTCATAACTCAGGAAACACTACAGATACCTTTAAAGTTGAAACTTTAGCATCAACTTTCCCTGCGGGCACAAAATTCTCATTCTATAATGCTTATGGCAACGCACTGACTTCGAGTATTGGTCAGGGTGTGGATACTGGACCACTTGCTCCAGGTGCTAACTTTAAACTGCTTGTACGTGTAGAGTTGCCATCAGGTATTGAAAAAACAACAGCGAGTGAAGTAAAAGTAAGTATTACTTCTGTAGCTAATTCAGCTAAAAAAGATGATTTAACACTTGAGATTCAAGAGATTACAAAAAATGCTGTTGACTTGAGTAACGGTAGTGGTGATCACAATGGTAAGCAGGATGACGCAAAAAATGCTGGTGAAGGACCATATGACCCAGCTGATGTTATTGATTCAGAATCTACAAACCCAGGTGTAACTGTTAAGTTCCCGGTAGCTGTAACTAACCATGGTGCAAAACCTGAAGAATATCTGTTCAGTACAGTGGTTAAGACAACTGACGGCACACCTGTTGATTTAACTGACTGGGTTGTTGAGTACTTCAAAGAGCCTGCACAGAATGGAACAACCTGTTCAGGTACACCTGTAACAAGAACAGGCAGTGTTCAGCCAACAACAGCGACTTCAGATAAAACTGAATATTACTGTGTGAAAGTAACTCCACCTAAAGGTCAGGACGCTGGATTATATGATGTAATCTTCAGTGTGACATCTTCTGCTGGTGTGACAGACAGTATGAAAGATCAGGTGACTGTAAATGCGGTGCGTGAGCTTGTATTAACTGAAGATCAGCATGGTACTGTTTACCCAGGTGGTGTGGTTCGTTATGAGCATACGCTGACCAACAACGGTAACGTGACAGAAGGTGCTGGTAAAAATGCTACTGATAAAAGTTACTTCGAGCTGGGTATTTCACATAGCGTAGATAACGGTTTCATTACGACTGTCTATGTTGATACGGACAAAAATAATATTTTTGATCCATCAGAAGATGCTGCATACAGTACCAGTTCAGCTGATTGGATTCATGCACTGAAAAAAGGTGAGAGCGTTAAACTGTGGGTGATTGTTCAGGCTCCAGGTACGGCAACCAATGGTTTGACTGATGAATCTAAAATCACAATTACAACAACCGGCGTAATAAATAAAGTTGCAGCACCTAAAGTTATCTATAACACAGATACAACGACTGTAGCTGCAGGTATCCTTGATCTGTATAAGACTCAGGCAGCATGGCCGACATGTGCAGACACACCTCCAGGCGCAATGCCAACAACAGGTAGTACTGCTGGTCTTGAGGCGAAACCAGGTGAGTGTATTGTGTATTTCATTACAGCAGAAAACCGTGGTGACCAGGTTGTTAAAGACGTTCAGATTAAAGACGTGATCCCGTCTTATACAACACTGAAAGCGCCTGCAACATTACCGGCTGATTTCAACAATACAGCAGGTACTAAAAAAGGTCAGTTTAACTACGATGCTGGTAGTACAAAAGATCTGATTACAGATAAATTTGATCTTGCGCCTAAAGAAGCTGCAGTACTTAAATTTGCTGTGCAGGTAGACAAATAA